The sequence below is a genomic window from Gossypium hirsutum isolate 1008001.06 chromosome A11, Gossypium_hirsutum_v2.1, whole genome shotgun sequence.
GTGATTGTGTGAGGATTTAGTGATGGAATAGTATTCAGTGTGTGCTATTAGCTTCTTGtgaaaatatatgtttaataaattagaaaaatataataataaaatcgttaattattttataggtttttaagattcttttttaaggtgtttttaatcattttaatgatGTGTCACTTTGTATAAAATGCTAGTACTTTTGATCCTAAAAGTGgcgaaaaaggcacgagtgtctGTTCACTTTGTTTGGGCGGAAAGCCATATATTTCTTAGTGGAGCAGAGCAGCTGAGAGGGAGGACAGAGCAGAGGAAGAAGGTATTGTAGGGGTCAAAAAGAGTATTTATATGGACTAGCCACACATTGGTCTCTTGACAAGTTGCAGGTCTTTTCCACGGTAACCTTTTAGGTTTGCAACGCGGGATGAGATGAATAAATTGTAAGATATGTGTCTGAAGTATGTGACTTGCCTGTTCCCTACAGTATGGAGAAACAGTTTCAACGGTGTGGTGTTCTAGCAAAGGTGGTATAATAGAACATATGTGTAACAAGTATTTTAACCAATATTtcatttgtttacatgtaaaatgttttattgaaaatattttttatattttttgtttttattttacagAAAATAGTTTGATCAACGAAAAATGACTCTCAGattaaagtaaaataagttatttttttttgtaaaataacttactattttgaaaagcgtaagcttatctataaataattttatttttatataaaaattaaattaaatcaagtttaatattattttttataataatttttatttttatttttaaaatatttaaaatattatatttttaacattattaaatatacatatttaattatttatatttagtcatttaataatttattaaaataataaatataattttttattttaataaattatttaatatttcaattttattttaataataaattttaaaaataataattttaaataatattattcacatgttattaaaaatattcaatattaatattttaataataaatatttattacaattacaatatattaataataaatgttttgtagtataaatattaaaatatgtcataagtctatatacacttcacatatttataatttagtctttatacttttatttttaaaaaaataaaataaaaaaatttaaaataaaataaaataaaataaaagaatttagtccctttacttttcaaatttaaaaatcaagtccaattattaatatcgttaaatttttttgtcaattttgttaatgtcacatttttaaataaaaaattctcacTTAGtaatcatgtaattaaaaaaatgacgttgtaataaattcgaatttaacataatattttttatatatgcaaaaacaatgtaaaatataaaattatagataaaaataaatttaattaaacaataaaaaaaatctcaaatatatgtttgtttaattgaaaacaacttttatgaaatatttttaacaaatctactaaacagcagaaaatattttacacagattaaTCCAAACACCGAAAAATATTACCTTTTTtaggaaaataaatcattttctggaaatcattttcaataaaacaaacggagcctaaatACGTAAAAGCACCCTATACTAAAAGTCATTGTTTTTTAGTCCCTTTTgctcaaaaaataacaaattaaccCTTATATTATAAATCAAAAAGCAAATCAAAccttttagttaaaattttcatctatatCTACTATTACAAACTATCACGACTGACGAAATAACCACACAATTACACTTAGCCTACCACATGTACTTCATGTTGACATACATggaccaatttttaataatagaaatggataaaaattttaacagaaaaatcAGTTTGtactttaatctaatatatagagattaatttactatttttttagtagaaaaaGTAAAATGCAATCCGACTCTTAGTACAagagcctccatggtactttcATCTAACAAATATCAAACGTAAGTAACTAATTTGAAGAACCGGAACAACAAAGCTTTTAGTTATCAAGTGCCTACAATGGCAGGGTTATTGCAATAAAATCACATTATCAGAGTCTACCATATGGCAGCATAATCCTAAACATCTAAAAGGAGCTTACATCAtgcataaaataacatttaaagaCGATGAAAAGTTATATTCATACAATTACAGTccaaaagaaaagatgataaacaGGTTAAAAGTAACCTTTTAAGCTTCCGATGCTTATGGAAAATGCTTATGGAAAGAGCTAACAGCAGCAACTTCTCATATAAGTTTACATCAATTTTACAATAATTAAGTTAACAAAGAACTCAGGCAAAAGGAAAATCCATTACTAGTTTAAGACTTAAACAACAAATTCAGACCCTCAAACTCCGTGTCAATGTCCATTGCGCACGTCCTACTTGTACTTTGTTGAATCCCAAATCTGATGGTCTATAACTGATTCGATCAACGAAAACCATAACAAATTAGACTCAACAAAACAATACCAAGAACTTACCTGAATTTCACGATCAAGACTACTGTAGTAATATAATGCACGTCTCAGAAAGTGGAAGAAAACACTCTCCGGATGCCAAACAATGACAGATCTCTCCCTCCTGAAAGTGCGACTTAAAGGTGTAGAGAGAATGGCGATAGGAGGCGAAGGCAAAGACATGGGTTGAGGAATCGTTGTTGGTTTTTACTCTTTCTTCTCTCAACCCTAAAATTCAATGTTCTGTTGATGCATGTGTAGAGCTTTTCATGTATGTCGATGAACTTGATTCACCTTCTTTTTTTTATGTACTAACTCCGGCTATATAAGCTTGAATGTTGTATGTATTAACACCTTGTCCTCCATAAACAATTGGCATGTAGATCAAATCGAGTTTCAAAGTTTAGATTTAGATACCAaactgaagaaaaaaaaagtgtgcaGTGCACATTGAACATTGCAATGAAGTTTTGAGGATCGAATTTAGCACGTTCAGGTATGATGCACCTTTTGCAATGCCTGGTGGAACATGTCAATGAATTGATCATCCtggaataagaaaaaaaaaaaaaaaaaaaaaaacgagtCAACAACTAGAAGCCTTCACCAAAAGGAGGAACTGCAAAACCAGCATCACTCATCTTTTGGCCAAATGCTAATTAGCCAGTATACTCAAACCATTATGAGCTGTTATTAATTAACATTCCAAGTGAAAATGAGACAAATaaggtaaaagtactatggacGCTCTTGTACTaagagttggattgcattttggcccctttactaaaaaaagagcaaattagtccctgtaagTTAGATTAAAAAACAAACTAATCTttttgataaaaatttcatctatttctactattaaaaactggtccCTATTCATAAACATGAGGTACACATGGCAAGCCATATGTAATTATCTAATTATTCCGTTGGCacaccagtttttaatagtaaaaatgaatgaaaactttaattaaaagaactagtttactctttaatttaatgtacatggactaatttactcattttttgagtaaaagaggcaaaatgcaatctgactcctccataacacctttactgacaaaaaataatataaatacctGAACAAGCATTAGTAGAGCATCACGGACTTTATCCCTGCTAATAAGAGATCCATTGTGCAAAGTAGATGGGGCACCTGGAGTGAGAGATGCAGGTGGAGTAGATGGTGGAAAGGGTTGAAGCATTGGAGTGCCGTAGGGATGTTGCGGATTGAAGGGTGGATGAAGAGCAGAGGCGGTTGGATTTGATGAAGAGGGAGGTGGCATCATCAATGAGGATGAAGAAGAGGAAGGGGGTGCAAAAAATGATGAAGGCTTTACGAGATTAGTCACTCGGTTGCTGCTAATTGCTGAATCAACCAAAGGTGCAGCAGAAAGTGGAAGGGATGACACTGATGGAGCAGGAGTAGGAGAGGATATGGCAGTTGGAGCATGAGAAGACAGAGAGGTGGTCGAGATAGAATGGTAAGGCTGTGTTGGTTTTGTACCATTTGGAGCATTACTTCCAAGATTCATAGCAGCCTGAAATCAGTAACCCAAATAAGCTTTGAGATGAGAGACATTATTAGGTCTTGAAAAGCCAAGAGGAAAGTATTGGGAGTCTACATACACTAAAGAAGTTAACAAATGATGAATCTTGAGGAGCATCAGTAGCACGAGAGGCAGTTGCTGGTGGCTCCAAGGGGCCTTCTATTACAGACATGCTAGGAACAGCTTCTAGTTCCTCAAATTCACTACATCATAATAACACAAAAGCTTAGAAAACTTGGACAAAATAGGAAGACAGCAGCATTAGTAAGAAATTCTAGTAGACGTCGACTTCCAAGGATCAACATAATAAATCATCAAATTCAGTTTGCTTTTTTATTTTGGAATAATATTTGGTATACTGCCaatggagtttttagactccacaagcagGGTCAAGGGGTTGACAAGTATCCTACAgagatatagtaaaatattaaaaaatatatttaaaaaaaaaaagacacgtGACAATATTTTAAGgctgcttgtggaataaaaaaagtatattgctagtataccaaatactaaccattttatttttggctaatcATTAATACAAATTTACCAATATGAATTAGCAGGTCTCGAAATTATTATCTATTGATGGGAGCAGCTCAAAACCTATAGATATGGGAGTTTAGGGAGTTTAGGCTAATTGTTATCACAATATACTTTTGCACATAAAGCTCCTGCCTCACTCACCTCCTCCTTGCGTATACTACCAATTACAGTTCTACAGTTCTTACTTAATGTTCCCTCCACTTCCAGCTATTTTAGTAATATGTCACAAGTATGGCACCCTACAATCCACTCTAGTCCAACTCTCAACCACCTTTTGCCTCAACCCTTTTCTCTTTTATGATGCTACCTCAACCACACCCAAAAGACCCCCTAAACACTGAACAAAGTCAATTGACAAGACATTTTTTGTTCAAAATGGCAAACTGTACCAAAAAGCAGTTTAATAATAGAAACCTCTCACAAACTGCAGGgcaaatttaacatttaactatGTTCCAAGGCTTCAGAAAAGCAATAACTTCCTTATAGATGCttcatcaaaataattacctTTTGCTTGCAGATGCCTTTGGCTTTGCAGGAACTTTTGTGTATGCATTAAGTATTCTGAGAAGAGGACAACATATATAATGTTACAATTTAAAAACAACAGAAGAAACAGACCAAGAACTTCTCTTTATCAAAACAATATCTCAAAGAACACACTGATATAAATCTTATTTGAGTgctttcatgtttttttttccttaaattacGAAAGTTTAAAGCTTTTGTTGTAATGCAATGAAACTTTTGTTTCATATACTGTGACCAAAATACCATAATGCATATCATGAACAAGAATACCACTTGATAGTTGTAGAGCTAAAAACACATTCATTCTCTGTTCAACAGATTAAAGCGCATTGACCCATCTTATCTAGAACCTTGTTGCCATTATGAATACTTGAAACTTCAATAACCATAAGATTGTATTTGAATTAAAACTACATGACAAAGGAATGCCTTCAACTACTAAACCCTTCATCTCGGGGAAAATCAATTGTAACAAATAAGGTACAAAATACAATATATGAAAGACCTCAAGCTCCATGTTCAAAATCACTAGGGATAACCAAGCTCAAAGTTGATTATTTACAACCTAGCGAAATGGAAAAAAGCAAGACAGACATACCTACTAAAGAGGTTTGCAACATCCTCACATTCACGCGGATTATAGAACCAAATACCATTAACTTCTTGCGCAGCATTTCGATACAACAAATACGGACCTTGAACCTCATACTCGAAATCTCCCAATAGATTCTCCACTAAATTATCTGCTTGTTAAAAACAACTTTCACATCAAATCAggcaaaaaggaaaaaagggtGTGCAGTGTGTGATCTTTcattaaaattaacaatttcGACCTGTGTTTCGCCGATTCATTACAATGAACTGGAAACGAGGTTGTGTAttccttaaaaaaaaaacccaaggaaaatcatcatcaatcattTGAATAAGCTAAATAAATCCCCAAAGTTAATCACTTGCTTCTAAGTTCTAACAACGTTAAtggttaaaaaaaaagataacaaaatatttacttatttttacctCTTAACAACAAAGAGAGATCCTTCAACATCTTTTCGACTctaaacaaacaaaaaagaattaaaatattttaatcatccaaactttaaaacaaaatcaaaagcaaaaaAGTAAGATtccaaaaacttttaaaaaaatcagaTTTGCGAGAAAGCGAACCCATTGATTACTATCGAGGTTGAATTCGTAGAAGGTGACGTGAGCAGCAGTGATCAAGATCTCTTCAATGAAAGCATCAATTCTTTGGAGAACAGTGAGATTGAGCATCTTCGTGCTTTGTTGGTCGATATTCGGCATCAATTTTCCAGTCTGAGACATTTTCCGCAATCCAAAATATGTGAAATCCCCAAACCCTAAATCCCaatttttcttaatgattttcCCGGGAAATGCTGAACATTACAATCGTCAATCGATTTTCTCTAAATATTCGGCAGTTAGCCACTTACCAGTTTACTTTACTGAATGTTGAttccaaaatgaccaaaatagccTCCAGAATTTTAGgcgaaaatttatatattaaattctgctattagtccctgTTCTTTTCGAAAGTTATGTACTTAGACCATGtacttttatttgatcaattcttgtccttgtacttttcaaattttgaaattttagtcttta
It includes:
- the LOC107936789 gene encoding mRNA-decapping enzyme-like protein → MSQTGKLMPNIDQQSTKMLNLTVLQRIDAFIEEILITAAHVTFYEFNLDSNQWSRKDVEGSLFVVKRNTQPRFQFIVMNRRNTDNLVENLLGDFEYEVQGPYLLYRNAAQEVNGIWFYNPRECEDVANLFSRILNAYTKVPAKPKASASKSEFEELEAVPSMSVIEGPLEPPATASRATDAPQDSSFVNFFSAAMNLGSNAPNGTKPTQPYHSISTTSLSSHAPTAISSPTPAPSVSSLPLSAAPLVDSAISSNRVTNLVKPSSFFAPPSSSSSSLMMPPPSSSNPTASALHPPFNPQHPYGTPMLQPFPPSTPPASLTPGAPSTLHNGSLISRDKVRDALLMLVQDDQFIDMFHQALQKVHHT